One window from the genome of Paenibacillus azoreducens encodes:
- a CDS encoding DUF4179 domain-containing protein, giving the protein MMLDKEERVLMTDSDRVKKQAGEIRDMKLANAVRAGISKGRKREMRRIYSYGAAAIAAAAAAVFIVFSFTGFPDAGGNEKMVQTASPKSVTDIELFRQAAARDQGFAAALEQGLVKPVKLGVEKNGYRIDVAGAVADGRTAYILYSLQNHTKSAAIPIEKSLEFGGVKAPSEWAKSIATLNRYNGNHYIGNETPAGDTGYYVYATHLLPTAKYNKDAKLSIKIWDTATDKNQEEFDVTFDFDTNMLKDKERAYYPDRTLTIAGQNIKVRQLLYTPLQTYVDLEYDPANEKQVFNLINPVLIGKSGDQSEKIYYPTEILKDKSQTTLLYKRSRLEQPDKASLKVFGISAVNKDQLKLVIDLQKKEIVEAPDDLLRIIAPEPGEKSGAGEIFLERKLEHVQAAESFDMSLDDSFTDANGETHKRLPSENVSHGGLTRSKDTFKDEKTYNFGKDALDYPQPLTIRLEKYWIPVMDTQSVELIAKQ; this is encoded by the coding sequence ATGATGTTGGACAAAGAAGAACGCGTTCTGATGACGGATTCCGATAGGGTCAAAAAACAAGCCGGAGAGATTCGGGATATGAAGCTTGCTAATGCCGTAAGGGCTGGGATTTCGAAGGGGAGGAAGCGTGAAATGAGGCGAATTTATTCATATGGGGCAGCAGCTATAGCGGCTGCGGCAGCCGCGGTGTTCATTGTATTTTCTTTTACGGGATTTCCGGATGCGGGCGGGAATGAAAAAATGGTGCAAACGGCCAGTCCCAAAAGCGTTACCGATATTGAATTGTTCCGCCAGGCCGCTGCTAGAGACCAGGGGTTTGCGGCCGCGCTGGAGCAAGGTCTTGTGAAGCCCGTCAAACTTGGCGTGGAAAAAAACGGTTACCGCATCGACGTAGCGGGCGCCGTTGCGGATGGGCGAACTGCATATATTTTGTATAGTTTACAAAATCATACGAAAAGTGCTGCCATTCCTATTGAAAAATCGCTTGAATTCGGGGGTGTGAAAGCACCGTCTGAATGGGCAAAGTCGATTGCTACCCTAAATCGCTATAATGGTAATCACTATATTGGTAATGAAACCCCAGCGGGGGATACAGGCTACTATGTATACGCAACACATCTATTGCCGACCGCCAAGTACAATAAAGACGCGAAGCTCAGCATTAAAATATGGGACACCGCGACAGACAAAAACCAAGAGGAGTTTGATGTTACCTTTGATTTTGACACCAACATGCTGAAAGATAAGGAAAGAGCCTATTATCCGGACCGAACGCTAACGATCGCAGGGCAAAATATCAAGGTGCGCCAACTGCTTTATACACCGCTTCAAACTTATGTCGATCTGGAATACGATCCGGCAAATGAGAAGCAGGTTTTTAACTTGATCAATCCGGTTCTGATCGGGAAAAGCGGAGATCAAAGCGAAAAGATCTATTATCCAACGGAGATTTTAAAGGATAAATCCCAAACGACGCTGCTTTACAAGCGCAGCCGGCTTGAGCAGCCGGACAAGGCTTCGTTAAAGGTTTTTGGCATTTCCGCCGTGAACAAGGATCAATTAAAACTGGTGATTGATTTGCAGAAAAAAGAGATTGTAGAAGCGCCGGATGATCTACTGCGCATCATTGCGCCTGAGCCTGGTGAAAAATCGGGGGCGGGAGAAATTTTTCTGGAGCGCAAGCTTGAACATGTGCAGGCCGCGGAAAGCTTCGACATGTCGCTGGATGACAGCTTCACGGATGCCAACGGAGAGACACATAAAAGGTTACCGTCGGAAAACGTAAGTCATGGCGGATTAACTAGATCAAAGGATACCTTCAAAGACGAAAAAACTTATAATTTCGGCAAGGATGCGCTTGATTATCCGCAGCCCCTTACCATCAGGTTGGAAAAATACTGGATTCCGGTGATGGATACGCAAAGCGTCGAGTTAATTGCGAAACAATAG
- a CDS encoding RNA polymerase sigma factor, whose translation MDQTMADVHVADTSQMDEETFFRYLSAEQRRLYSIAFSYLRNETDALEAVQEASCRAWMKRKKLKNEQAFTSWLIRITINCCMDELRRKKRVQPSEKIKEEAVQEMKSGDRIDLERAMERMKKKYRHVVMLKYYQDMTTAEIAKVLQKPEGTIKTWLREGLKQLRKYM comes from the coding sequence ATGGATCAGACGATGGCGGACGTTCATGTTGCCGATACAAGCCAGATGGATGAAGAGACTTTTTTCAGATACTTGTCGGCTGAACAGCGCAGATTGTATTCGATTGCCTTCAGTTATCTGCGGAATGAGACGGACGCATTGGAAGCTGTGCAGGAAGCGTCCTGCAGAGCCTGGATGAAACGCAAAAAGCTAAAAAACGAGCAGGCTTTTACGTCCTGGCTGATCCGGATTACCATCAACTGCTGCATGGACGAGCTCCGGCGCAAAAAACGCGTGCAGCCTTCGGAAAAGATAAAAGAAGAAGCAGTACAAGAGATGAAAAGCGGCGATCGGATCGACCTTGAACGGGCGATGGAGCGGATGAAAAAGAAATACAGGCATGTTGTGATGCTGAAATATTACCAGGATATGACGACGGCGGAAATCGCCAAGGTGCTTCAGAAGCCGGAAGGAACGATTAAAACATGGCTGCGGGAAGGCCTGAAGCAGCTTCGTAAATATATGTAG
- a CDS encoding alpha/beta fold hydrolase produces the protein MKIAKRIVLMILAIMIILVGGVFTYAATPLSTCKFSSNVVANISSEGVGPSDSGTGNRLTSDHVQYVEATDHLRLAYRRYVPANLKAVVIFYHGSGANSGAGYEPIGQQLQQYGIATFLPDIRGHGLSAGTRGDAPSEQQVYDDVSRMIDDAHRQFPGVPVFLGGHSAGAGLVVNYIHSPNHQNVKGYLFVAPDFGPSSKTMKEDKGNFATVCVKAIVAHKLTAGLLKGHATAVRYNYSEEQMNSGLGLVQTNSVNMALALNPTKPSKEVAEIDRPFGLWIGADDEIMDAPKIVEFSKLATKVSRKSFTQIVPGEKHLPILNQTGELMAPWILQSIEKL, from the coding sequence ATGAAAATAGCCAAGCGAATAGTGTTAATGATTCTGGCCATCATGATCATTCTAGTAGGTGGCGTATTCACCTATGCCGCGACCCCGTTATCAACGTGTAAATTTTCTTCCAACGTCGTTGCCAATATTTCATCGGAAGGCGTTGGACCGTCCGATTCCGGCACGGGAAACCGACTAACGTCGGATCATGTTCAATATGTGGAAGCAACAGATCATTTACGTCTGGCTTATCGTAGATATGTTCCTGCCAATCTCAAAGCAGTGGTCATTTTTTACCACGGATCGGGAGCAAACAGCGGAGCCGGTTATGAGCCTATCGGGCAGCAGCTTCAACAATACGGAATAGCGACGTTTTTACCGGATATCAGAGGGCATGGTTTGTCTGCGGGGACTCGCGGGGATGCGCCAAGCGAACAACAAGTTTATGATGATGTCAGCCGGATGATCGATGACGCGCATCGCCAATTTCCAGGAGTGCCCGTTTTTTTGGGAGGCCACTCCGCCGGGGCTGGACTGGTAGTCAACTATATTCATTCCCCGAATCACCAAAATGTAAAAGGCTATCTATTTGTTGCGCCGGACTTTGGCCCGAGCTCCAAAACGATGAAAGAGGACAAAGGGAACTTCGCAACCGTGTGCGTCAAAGCGATTGTTGCCCATAAACTTACCGCCGGCTTGTTAAAAGGGCATGCGACAGCTGTCCGCTACAATTATTCGGAAGAGCAGATGAACTCCGGTTTGGGGCTTGTTCAAACCAACAGCGTTAACATGGCATTGGCATTAAACCCGACGAAACCTTCGAAGGAAGTCGCGGAAATCGACAGGCCCTTTGGACTTTGGATTGGAGCTGACGATGAAATTATGGATGCGCCCAAAATAGTTGAATTTTCCAAACTGGCGACCAAGGTGAGCCGAAAGTCTTTTACCCAAATCGTTCCCGGCGAAAAGCATCTACCGATACTGAATCAAACTGGCGAACTGATGGCACCGTGGATTTTACAGTCGATAGAAAAACTGTAG
- a CDS encoding peptidoglycan D,D-transpeptidase FtsI family protein codes for MSDYKSEHTQEEEENKKKNSRLRINLFFFSTFILFCVMIIRLAVLQFVEGPTLTEKEASNIVKNVPLPPNRGTIYDAAGVKLAYSEPTHSLYITLMKDYSQKNGMKNRPEAEKIADELLAVFNKSGSPDHEKLTKEELINAMDLDFKKYAGYMPRRIKMDLTDQEIAYFSEHRSDFPGIAIEEESVRRYDPDTVAVQTVGYIRTYSGSISLDKYGKIDESERSDQTQDPGLIYSEPEFVGYDGLELMYQDELRGKNGYKKVTINPRNMPEEIEDIIPPEKGYDIHSTINKEIQLKTEQAITEQLNWLQTHPVAGGTHPNATTGFAVAMEVKTGNVVAMASMPDYDPNIWETGSVTPANWKQIQNIYQNGAIRSFNPGKQGSHPESVVLLGSVIKPLSVLIGLEEKLIGPNTYYTDTGATYFGKEGHKTRVQNAQGHAYGGMDPARALEKSSNVFMIDEIGLKLYQKYGSKSIDVWDRYMTSFGLGISTGSGLPGEWKGRKEYINVKQAGSVQSAMAYASFGQQGKYTTLQLAQYAVMLANEGKRLKPQLVSKITDHQGRIIKTFGPEVLSTVNFDKTYWDVIKRGMKTSVSSFEGFPYSFARKTGTSQQSVGGKMIDNGVFIAFAPKEDPVLAIAVVIPEGGFGSYSAAPIARKMFDAYDQVYGLAGVPKGKSSEETQGGN; via the coding sequence ATGAGCGATTACAAGTCGGAACACACACAGGAAGAAGAAGAGAACAAGAAAAAGAACTCACGTCTAAGAATAAATCTATTTTTCTTCAGCACGTTTATACTTTTCTGCGTCATGATTATCAGGCTTGCCGTTTTGCAGTTTGTTGAGGGGCCGACGTTAACGGAAAAGGAAGCCAGCAACATCGTTAAAAATGTGCCGCTTCCGCCGAATCGCGGAACGATTTATGACGCTGCGGGAGTCAAACTTGCTTACTCTGAGCCTACTCATTCCCTGTACATAACACTTATGAAGGATTACAGCCAGAAAAATGGGATGAAAAACCGGCCAGAAGCCGAGAAAATCGCCGATGAACTTTTGGCGGTATTTAATAAATCCGGCAGTCCGGATCATGAGAAATTGACAAAGGAAGAACTGATCAACGCTATGGATTTGGATTTCAAGAAGTATGCAGGTTACATGCCCCGCCGGATCAAGATGGATCTGACGGATCAGGAAATCGCCTACTTTTCAGAGCATAGATCGGATTTTCCCGGTATAGCCATTGAGGAAGAAAGCGTGCGCCGCTATGACCCGGATACTGTTGCCGTACAAACGGTTGGATATATTCGAACGTATAGCGGGTCCATAAGTTTGGATAAGTACGGAAAAATCGATGAATCAGAGCGGAGCGATCAAACGCAGGATCCGGGACTGATCTACTCGGAGCCTGAATTTGTTGGTTATGACGGCCTCGAACTGATGTACCAAGATGAATTGCGCGGTAAAAACGGTTATAAAAAAGTCACGATAAATCCCCGCAATATGCCGGAAGAAATCGAGGATATCATTCCACCTGAGAAAGGTTACGACATTCATTCCACGATCAACAAGGAGATCCAGCTAAAGACCGAACAAGCAATTACCGAGCAGTTGAACTGGCTCCAGACCCATCCGGTTGCAGGCGGCACTCATCCGAATGCAACGACTGGTTTTGCAGTCGCGATGGAAGTGAAGACGGGGAACGTTGTGGCCATGGCCAGCATGCCTGATTATGATCCTAACATTTGGGAGACCGGGAGCGTAACGCCGGCAAACTGGAAGCAGATTCAAAACATCTATCAGAATGGCGCGATCCGTTCATTTAATCCAGGTAAGCAAGGAAGCCATCCTGAATCCGTCGTATTGTTAGGTTCGGTTATCAAACCGCTCAGCGTATTGATTGGGCTGGAGGAAAAATTAATAGGACCCAATACGTATTACACGGATACTGGCGCGACATACTTTGGCAAGGAAGGGCACAAGACTCGCGTGCAGAACGCACAAGGCCATGCTTACGGTGGAATGGATCCCGCGCGTGCGCTCGAGAAATCCTCCAATGTGTTTATGATCGACGAGATTGGATTAAAGTTATATCAAAAATACGGCTCCAAGAGTATTGATGTTTGGGATCGTTACATGACTTCATTTGGCCTGGGCATTAGCACAGGCAGCGGCCTGCCTGGAGAATGGAAGGGACGCAAGGAATACATTAACGTGAAGCAAGCGGGCAGCGTTCAATCTGCCATGGCTTATGCTTCCTTTGGGCAGCAGGGGAAATATACGACCCTTCAACTGGCCCAATATGCCGTCATGCTGGCGAATGAAGGCAAACGTCTGAAGCCGCAGCTCGTGAGCAAGATTACCGATCATCAGGGGAGAATCATTAAAACATTCGGGCCGGAAGTGTTAAGTACGGTCAACTTTGATAAAACCTACTGGGATGTCATCAAACGCGGAATGAAAACATCCGTATCCTCATTTGAAGGCTTTCCGTACAGCTTTGCCCGCAAGACAGGTACATCCCAACAAAGCGTTGGGGGTAAAATGATCGATAACGGGGTATTTATTGCGTTTGCGCCTAAAGAAGATCCGGTTCTGGCAATCGCGGTTGTCATTCCTGAAGGTGGTTTTGGATCTTACAGCGCCGCGCCGATCGCCCGCAAAATGTTTGACGCCTATGATCAGGTGTATGGTCTCGCTGGCGTACCAAAGGGAAAATCCAGTGAAGAAACGCAGGGTGGAAATTGA